The following are encoded in a window of Onthophagus taurus isolate NC chromosome 3, IU_Otau_3.0, whole genome shotgun sequence genomic DNA:
- the LOC139429437 gene encoding uncharacterized protein → MALKEEDVDVIAQNKEKYISFSKKIIVGENIDSKGKLRRVHMKLRFVDSFRFMALSLEKLGSFLEDNQCVQIRKYFRNEEQFRLIRQKGVFPYSFVDSFEKLNLTALPDRSSFYNTLCEDSITEENYCRAQTVWNLFNCRTLGEYSDIYLTSDVLLLADVFENFRTISMKYYSLDPCHYFTAPGFGWDALLRMTGVKLELLTDIDMLHFFKNGIRGGLSMCTKRSAKANNKLMMEFDETKDPSYILYLDATNLYGHAMRRKLPMGGFRWLSDEEIQKLDIYNTEDDSEKGYVFEVDLEYPEAIHDEHNDLPFCPERIVPPGSKNAKLIANLENKTKYIIHYVNLKQCIKFGLKLTKIYRVLEFKQSNWMRSYIDFNSDKRAKAKNEFEKNHYKAMNNIVYGKTMENVEKRVDIRLVTHWECRHKKPGVEALIAKPNFKSSKIFCDNLIAVQLNVAEVRYCKPLYVGFSILELSKTVMYSFFYDYLKVKYGNNITLLYTDTDSLILEITTPNVYEDIKENIEFFDTSNYPLENIHNIPRGRSVLGRMKDEYPNRCITSFVGTGAKAYCITLLNDNVKKAKGVKKYVIDKHLSVTDYKRVVECGGSIHKKMYIFKSEFHTMYTELKNKIALSSCDDKRYILPNGCNTLAWGHWLIKRLNANK, encoded by the coding sequence ATGgcattaaaagaagaagacgtGGACGTTATAGCacagaataaagaaaagtatatatcattttccaaaaaaattatcgtaggAGAAAACATTGACAGCAAGGGAAAGCTAAGGCGGGTTCATATGAAATTGAGATTTGTGGATTCATTTAGGTTTATGGCTTTATCGCTAGAGAAGTTGGGTTCATTTTTGGAAGACAACCAATGCGTTcaaatcagaaaatattttaggaacGAAGAACAGTTTCGACTTATACGTCAGAAAGGAGTTTTTCCGTATTCCTTTGTGGATTCATTTGAAAAGCTGAATCTTACCGCTCTGCCAGATCGAAGTAGTTTTTACAATACTTTATGCGAGGATAGTATAAccgaagaaaattattgtcgTGCACAAACGGTGTGGAACTTATTTAACTGTCGCACTTTAGGCGAATATAGCGACATTTATTTAACGTCTGACGTTTTACTTTTGGCGGACGTATTTGAGAATTTCCGAACCATCTCGATGAAGTATTACTCTTTAGATCCATGTCATTACTTCACAGCGCCGGGCTTTGGTTGGGATGCATTATTACGAATGACAGgggtaaaattagaattattaacggacatagacatgttacacttctttaaaaatggtattcgcGGTGGATTAAGTATGTGCACTAAACGCAGTGCGAAggctaacaataaattaatgatggaATTTGATGAAACCAAAGACCCATCTTATATTTTGTATCTCGACGCTACGAATTTGTATGGACACGCAATGAGACGAAAATTACCGATGGGGGGATTTCGATGGCTATCAGATGAAGAGATTCAAAAGTTAGATATTTACAATACGGAAGACGATTCCGAAAAGGGTTACGTGTTCGAGGTAGATTTAGAGTATCCGGAAGCAATACATGATGAACACAACGATTTGCCATTTTGTCCAGAACGGATTGTACCCCCAGgttcaaaaaatgcaaagttaatagcaaatttggaaaataaaacaaaatacatcatTCATTACGTGAATCTAAAGCAGTGTATCAAGTTCGGATTGAAACTAACGAAGATTTACAGAGtattagaatttaaacaatccaaCTGGATGCGGAGCTACATCGATTTCAATTCCGATAAACGTGCGAAAGCtaagaatgaatttgaaaaaaatcattacaaagcaATGAATAACATCGTATACGGTAAGACAatggaaaatgtggaaaagcGAGTGGATATAAGACTAGTTACCCACTGGGAATGTCGTCATAAGAAACCGGGCGTGGAAGCCCTAATagctaaaccaaattttaaatcttcgaaaatattttgcgaTAATTTGATAGCCGTTCAATTGAACGTCGCGGAAGTTCGTTATTGCAAACCGCTGTATGTGGGTTTCAGTATATTAGAGCTTTCGAAAACCGTAATGTACAGCTTCTTCTATGAttacttaaaagttaaatatggaaataacatAACACTTTTATACACCGATACTGACTCCCTAATCCTAGAAATTACTACTCCCAATGTATAtgaggatataaaagaaaatattgaattttttgacaCGTCCAATTATCCGTTAGAGAATATACACAATATACCTCGCGGTCGATCTGTGTTGGGAAGAATGAAAGATGAATATCCAAACAGGTGCATAACGTCATTTGTTGGAACAGGAGCTAAGGCGTACTGCATCACCTTGTTGaatgataatgtaaaaaaggCTAAAGGAGTAAAGaaatatgttatagataaacaTTTAAGCGTGACCGATTATAAACGTGTGGTTGAATGTGGCGGAtcgattcataaaaaaatgtacatttttaagtcAGAATTTCATACTATGTATAccgaattaaagaataaaattgctcTTTCATCGTGCGATGATAAACGATACATATTACCGAACGGATGTAATACTTTGGCGTGGGGTCATTGgttgataaaaagattgaatgcgaataaatga
- the LOC139429438 gene encoding uncharacterized protein, whose amino-acid sequence MDILKVTDKIKTDHSIVSYEFHSHQPFGSTTFDNNDEIRISIPEIDNYTLPSESYLYVEGSVRKLAADGSITKDASATGQLVNNPVAFMFSDIRYLINGVHVDGVRNVGISSCMKDYFSSTQNEVVKLENAGWHIKPWKDDIAGVSKALDKNGNFGLSVPLKTLLGFAEDFRKIMMNVRQELVLIRGHDDTDVIFQPAAAPNDEKLKLIINKIIWRVPHVAVGLREQLALTKLSERNVDIHVPFRSWEIHEYPQLPQTTKQPWAVKTAPQLETPR is encoded by the coding sequence AtggacattttaaaagtaacggataagaTAAAAACAGATCACTCTATCGTAAGTTATGAATTCCATTCGCATCAACCGTTTGGATCGACCACGTTCGATAACAATGACGAAATTAGAATTTCAATTCCGGAAATAGATAATTATACTTTACCGAGCGAGAGTTATCTATACGTCGAGGGTAGCGTTCGTAAGTTAGCCGCGGACGGAAGTATAACAAAAGATGCCAGCGCAACGGGGCAATTGGTTAACAATCCCGTTGCATTTATGTTTAGCGATATTCGATATCTTATTAACGGAGTACATGTTGATGGTGTGCGGAACGTCGGTATAAGCTCATGCATGAAGGATTATTTCTCATCTACACAGAACGAGGTAGTGAAATTAGAGAACGCCGGTTGGCACATAAAACCTTGGAAAGATGATATAGCGGGTGTTTCAAAggctttagataaaaatggaaatttcggTCTTAGCGTTCCGCTAAAAACGTTGCTAGGATTCGCAGAAGATTTCAGAAAGATCATGATGAACGTTCGACAGGAACTTGTGCTAATTCGCGGACACGATGATACGGACGTCATCTTTCAACCAGCAGCCGCTCCGAACgacgaaaaattgaaattgatcattaataaaattatatggaGAGTTCCTCACGTGGCGGTGGGATTACGCGAACAGTTGGCATTAACAAAACTATCAGAAAGAAACGTAGACATTCACGTTCCTTTTCGATCGTGGGAAATACACGAGTACCCTCAATTACCTCAAACTACGAAGCAACCTTGGGCCGTCAAAACTGCTCCACAATTGGAAACGCCTAGATAA